Part of the Rhabdothermincola salaria genome is shown below.
CGATGACGATCACGTCCGCGCTCCTGCAGCGGCGCATCGAGACGGTGTCGAGTCTGGACCGCGCCAGGATGAGCCCGCAGCGCCAGACAGCGTCGGTCACGTCGAGTTCCGCAGCGTAGAGATGCTGGACCCTTGTGAGTCGGTCGTTGCGCCAATTAGATGCTCGCAGGACCTGGGCGCCAGGAGCGCCGAAGTGCACCAGTTCGCCGCGATCCCAGTTGGCGATGAGTTCGTCTGATCCGGTGACCACGACCGGGGTGGTCGCCGTCATCGCTCCAGGGCCTTTCGGACACGTTCGTCGTAGCGGCGTCCCTCACCCGCATCTGCCCGCTCCGACGCAGCGAGCCGCAGGACATCTTCCCAGCGACGGGGGAGCGGCAAAGTCGCCGCTGCCGCTAGTGAGGCGGCAACGATCGCGTCCGCATCGTTCTCGAGCGCAGCTGCTGCGGTCCGCGTGGACGCGTGCCACCAGCGCAGCTGCTCCCGGCACGCCACAGGGCGGTTCCCAGGTCCTGCGAACTTGACGGCGAACGGGATGGCACCAGGCTCTGGAGCGTCGATCGGCAGACTCCAACCGCTTTCGGCTCGGCTGTAGACGACAGCGTCGGGAAGCGCGCGCCCGACCTGGGCGAGTCCGTAGGCGCCCGGCTCTACCGGAACGACGAACGGTCGCGGTCGCCCCGGCACCGGTCCGGGTACTGTGCCATTGAGATGGCCTGCGACAACCCGGGCTGGACCAAGGGCATCGCACCACACGTCGATGAGGCGGGCGCGATCGGGCTCGGCAATTCGTGCACCTTGCCCAGCGGTCCCGGCTACCAGGACTGACACGCCACCGGGCCGTACCGCTGCCGCATAGTCGGCGTTGGCCTCCCAGTCCAGGTCACCGTAGGCGTCTCGCAGCGTTGGGACCGCCACGACCAAGTCCGGGTCACGGACCGCGTCGTCGACACCACGAGCGGCCGAAGTCCGGTCCGGCGCGGCGAGGACACGCTTCGCGACCGCGCTCGCGCTGAGCCTGTCGGTGTCAATGAAGTGGTCGAACTCGGCAGGAGCGGTGGCAAGTTCGCGCAGCATGTTCGAGCGCAGGTCGAGCCGGGCGGGTAGATCGAGATCCTTGCGACCGCGAAGCCGTCTGGCTGTCACCCGCCGACTGGCCCATAGGCCGCACACCCTCCAGCCAGGTCGCGCAGACAGGGCGTTGGCTTCTTCCAAACTGGCAGTGTGTACCACGGGGGTGAGCCCGGCCTCCTCGAGACGCTCGATCTCGGCCCAGTCAATGGCGTAGGCATTTCCGTAGCGAGCGACCACCGAAAGCAGCTTTCCGGAGCGCTCCAGCTCGTCGAGCGCGGCGGCTTCGGTGCGTCGGTACCCTTCCATTCGCCCGGCGCCAGCTTTCAGCTTTCGAAAGTGCACGATCCGAGGATCCTCGGTAAGGATGGCGGTGACCGTGTCCTTCCCAGTGGCGGGCGGCCCATAGAGGATCAAGCCCTTGGGTAGTGCGCTCATCGGACAAGCCCCCACGCCTGCAGAAGGCTGGCCGCATGGTCGACGATCGTCCCTTCGCCGTCGAGGGAGTTGTCGAACACGTCGTGCGGTCCTTCAGGTCGGAAGGAGAGGTCGATGGCGGCACGGTAGGCGTCCCAGTTGGCGAGTTTCCAGCGGTCCCGGCCGGCACCGCGATGGGTGAGCCGTCGGCGCATCGTGTCGAGGTCCGCGTGGACCCATACCAGATGGACACTGATCCCATCGAGCTCTCTGCGATCATCCATCCAGTCGTAGAAATCTGGATCGCGAAGCTCCCTAAGGAACGGTGCGGTGACCACCAAGCTGGCGCCGAGATCGAGGACCTCGTTCACCGTGTCGAGCAGGATCCGATACTCAAGGGGGCGAATCTTCTCCAGGTAGATGTCGGTCTGTCGGTCATCTGGGTCGCCGCAAAGTAGAGCGGCATGCTCCTCGACAAGTGGCCGGGTGAGCGTGTCCTTGTCAATGAGCGCCCATCTGGTGCGCGATGCCAAGACTTTCGCCAGTTCCGTCTTCCCCGACCCCGCGTAGCCTCCGACCAGTATCAGCGTCGTCGTCTCGTTCCTCACTCCGCTCCCTCACCAGCCTGCCAGCAAGTGACGGCACGTCTGCGTCAAACGGAAGCCCCGCATCGCCAGTTCAGTCCTCATGCTAGCCAACTGAATCGGGCAGCCTCTACTCCCCGGGAGGGGCCTCAATACGAAGGGACACTCGCTCACCGACCGACTCGACGTGCGGGGAACCTCCGGCGCTTCGCTGCAGAGATGGTGTGGAGTTGCCCCGCTTTGGTGGACACCTGATTCTGGGGGAGACCCTGGAGGAAGTCTCGGCCACTGGATCGGACACCGTGACGATCAGCCCGGCGGAAAGGTCGATCTCCTCCCCGAACCGTCCAGCGACCGCGTCCTCGACTGCGGCTTCCGCCGCGACCTCAGAATTCGAACGCAGATCACCGTCGGAGATCTCCCGGTCCTCCGAGGACGGGGAGTCACCCGAGAACTCACAGTCAACTGTTCGCCAGGACCCGTCCTCGTAGACGTAGGGTTCGAAACCGCCGCCGTCGTCGAACGGCTCGCCATCGAACAGAAACTCGATGGCGACCTCCCCGGTCGTTTCGGTCACCTCGCGAGTGAGGACCTCGCCGACCTCCGCCTCCGAGAGGTCAATACCGAAGCCCTCGGCCATCGCAAACGCCACCGTCATCTCTGCGTTGAAGTCCGCCCGCGAGAGGGAATCCCGGCACTCCTCGGTCAACCGCCCGTACAACACGCCGAAGTCTTGCGCGACAACTGCCGCGGCGACCTTCTCCCCTGCAGCCTGAAGACCAGCTCCGTCAGCCGACTCACCGCCGCCATCCCCTCCACCGCAGGCAGCCACCACGAGACCACCTGCCAACAGAGCTGCTGTCACCGCACGACGCGCCACCGCCATCACACCTCGCCTGGTGTCTCGACCTCTCGGGTCGCACATTGGTCTATCAGCCAACGTGCCAATTCGGGTCGTTCGTCGTTGGTGGTGCCCCCGTCGTTGGACACCGGATTCTCAAGGAATGGTCAGATGACCCCGGGCTAGGTGTCGAGGGCTTCCAGGACGCCGTCCTCCCAGGCCCACACCTGGCAGGCAGTCGGGAAGGTCTCGACCTCGAGTGGCACCTCACCGGGACGGTAGACCTCGATGAGGGTGCTGAGCAGGGAGTGGGCCGAGCGTGCGATGGCGTCAGCCCCGCCAACGTCTTGCCACCAGTGCCGGGCGATGTCGGGCTTGTCGTCCCAGTCGGGGGGCCGTAGGGAGGGGTCCTCAGCAAGGTTGGGGGCGTCCACCCGAGGCGGGCGAGGTGGTCGTGCTGCGCGTGGGTCAGCGCCCAGGGGGTACCGGTCAGGTAGGTGTTGGAGACCGCTTCGAGGTGCGCGCCGACCTCGGTGACGATGCACTGCACGAACACCTCGGGTCGCCCTACGGGGGCGATGATCACCACCCACGCCCCGTCGGCCTGCAGCTGGCCGAGAAGCGCCTCCAGCCGGTCGAGGAGGTTCTCGCCGGACTCCTGGGCGCTGAGCGGGAACCGCCCTTGAAGTGGGCGCGGGCTGGGTAGCTCTCGGGGGTCGTCGAGCGGGGAAGCTGACGTGGCCATGGTGTCCTCCAAGGATGTTCGTGGGCACCGAGGGCTGTGCCACCTTTGCCGATTACCCGACCAGCTCTTACCTCGGAGCACCGCTGGTGGACGGTTGCTGGGGTGCAGGCCGAGTACCTACAGGCGCACCCACTCGTTGAAGCGCCTGGTGCGAAACAGCCTCCGTAGCAACGCACGAGGCGTCCGAGGAACGCGGGCAAGGCTCCGACCAAGCGACCGGGGGGATGCGCCGCTCACCGTCAGCGAAAGGCCGTCGAATCGAACTCGATGCGGGAGGAGATGCCGCTCGGTTCGATGTCGACCCAGCCCACTCCGTCTACCAGGCGGGGCATGCCGGCCGACGGCGGTTGCTCGATGAGACCGGCGGAGCCGAGGGCGCCGAAGAGCCCGTTGGCGTCCCAGCCGGGGGCGTTGTCGAGCACCCACGCCATGGCGAAGCCTCGGGTGATCGGGATGAAGTGCAGGAAATGCACGACCGTTCTGGCCGTGTCCCCGTCGAAGCGCAGAGGGCGCCGGCCCGACCGGTTGGCCGGGTAGCCCGCCGGGCGGTTCACCAGGTAGCCGTTCTCGTCGGTCTCGTAGTGGCGGCCGCCGTCGGTGACCACGATGCGCTGGTGGGCTGGCGGTAGGTCGCTCTCTTCGACCGGCACCCCAGGGACGAGGGTGATCTCGCACTGGGGTGCGTCGAGGGTGAGGCCCGGCTCGACGTCGGCGCGCTCGGCGACCAGGGAGATGACCCGTGCCTCGGCCCCGGCGAGGGTCTCGAGCAGGCGGACGGCGACCCGGGCCTGCAGGATCGTCGCCGAGGAGCCCTCCAACTCCCCGAGCCAGTCGGCCGCGCTCTGGGGACCAACGACCTCGCACTCCCCGACCTGCAGCTCGATCTCGAAGCTGGAACCGGAGTCGTCGACGACCCAGCCGTCGGCTTCGACGTCGATGCCCTTCGCCCCGAGATGCAGGAGCCCAAGAGCGAACCTGACCATGTCTCTCGGGTCGTCGTCGAGGTGCACAAAGCTGCCTTCGCGGCGCTCCCACCCGTCCCGGTAGGTGCCGTCCTCGATGGGCTCGATCTTGGGGCTGAGCTTCACGAGCCGGTCGATCTGGGTGACGAGAGCATCGAGGTCGGTGACCTTCACCATGGCGCGGGCAGTGACGGAGTACGGGCTGGGGTTCGACATGGTGTCCTCCTCATCGGTCCTGGCGGTGGCACCGTGCGCCGAGGCGTCGGTTGCCCGACCGTCACAGGGCCAGGCCCCTCAGGTCGTCAAGATGAGATGCAAAGCCAGCGCATGACTGCGTCGGATAGGTGCCGCACAGTCGCCGGCGGAGTGTGGGTGGGTGTCACTCGAGGCTGTCGATGTACCCGCCGAAGGGTTCGGTGGGGTCGTCCACCCACTCCCACTCCTGGCAGTCGGCGGGAAAGACGGTCACCGACACCGGTTCGTCGGCCGTGAGCCCGTACACGCCGATCAGCGTCGACAACAGCTGATCGGCGGTGGCATCGAGATGATGCGGGCCCGGCTCCTCGATCCACCAGTTCTCGGGTGCGCCGTCGTGTTCGTCGGGATCCAGGGGCGGCTGCCAGCCCCGCCGGGTGAGCTCGTCGATCTGGTCGCCGCTGAGCTCGAGACCTACGGGTTCGAGGTAGCGGTGGCCGACGGCTTCGACGTGGGCACCTACTGGGGTGAGCAGGGCCTGGGTGTAGTGGCGCTCTAGGAAGGTGCGCTCGAGGATCACGCAGTGCGAGCCGCGTCCCACGAGGTCGGCGAACTTGCGCACCAAGGCGCAACGGAAGGCGTCGACCCCGCCGCCCCCGCTGATGCTGACGAGGAACGATTCGCTGACGGGAGCGCGCTGGTCGGCGTCGGCCTCGCCGAGGAAGCCGTGGGGGTCGGTGTGCATCGAGGGTCCTCTCTGGGACACCTCGGGTGTCCCACCTTTGCCGTGACAGGGGCCGGCTCTTCCCTCGGGGCACCGTTGGTGGACGGTTGCCGGGACGACAGGCCGAGTACCTCTCACGCCGTCCGCTCTTGAGCCACCTCTCACACTACAAAGGGGGTGTGACACTTCCGCCGGACCGTGGCAGGAGGGTTCTGCTAGGCACCCGCGCCGCCGCGCCCCCGGCATCACCCAGGCTTCGCACCACTCCTCGTAGTGCTGCAGGGCCTAGGAAGTCATGGCGACGGGGACTCGGCCACCTTTTCGAGATGCGCGTTCAGGACCCACCACTCGATCGGCCATGGTTGCTCCCGGTCCAGATGCTGGTCTTCTCGGGGGTACCGGCCAGCGGAGACGATGACCCCGCGAAGGGACTTGCCCTGCGCCATGTCGGTCTTGGCGAGGAGGTTGAGGTAGTCGATCACCTGCCCGACCGTGCCCGATGGGCTGCTCAGCTCGAACTCGACGACGACCAGGCCTGTCCACCGGCCAGCGGAGCCCCTCTCCTTGAGGAGCAGATCGATGCGCTGCTTGCGACCAGGAATGCTGAACTCGACCTGGGGACTGTCGCAGTGAACGAATGGCCCGGGTCGGCCTACCCGACTGAGGACCCAGCGCCGAAGGTCGTTCTCGCTGGGCACAAGAAGACCGACGTCGGCGAACGGCACTTTGGCGAACCGGACCCAGCAGTCTGGAGTCAGGGTCGGATCTGACAGCGGCCGATCGGTCTCGAGCCCGGCCGCTGCCGCTGCGCGCGCAAGCTCCTCACGGAGCTTGGGCGACATCACCTTGTTGCCCCCTGCCCGAATGAGGCTCGACACCTTCCGCACGGTGCTGCATGAGCTGTCGGCCACGTCACCCCAGGGTTCTGGGAGCGATACCGCCAGGTCCTGCATGTAATCGACGAGGGACGGCCGAACTGGGGCGTCTTCGTTCATGGGAGGGAGTCTAGGAATGGGCATCTGCAGGGATCAGCGAGGTCACCAGATCGTCACGACGTCGATGCCCGGGACCTGGTGTCCGACCCACTCACCCAGAACCGTCTCCAACAGGTTCACGACTCCCTCCTCGGTGTCGACCCTGAAGACATAGTCAGACGTCGAGAGCACCACATCGACCGTGCTGACCTCGTCGTCCGCGTCGATGCCGAACTCGCGCCGCAGCTCGGGCGGCGGAGACCAGGCCGGCTCAAAGCTGTAGCCGTCCGACAGCCGGCCAACAGCCCACTCACGCAATGCGTCGACATCGTCGATGATGACGCCGATGTCGATTGTCAGCCGGCGTTCCGTGCCTGCCGACGCCTGTTCTTCGGAAATCTCTGTCAACCTGACTCCCAGGTTCCGGGGTTCACCACCACGCCAGCTGCTCGGACGCCAGAGCGGCGTTGCCGCTCGCCCTCGAGAAATCTGACCGTTCGCCCCTTCGTTTGATCCGCTGTACAGCCGCTCGAGCACCTTACGCAGCGAATAGTGAGGCCGCTTCGGAGCTAACCATGATGCCGGTCTGTCCACCCGCTGAGGTCGTGGTCCGTGGCGAGCTCGTCGTCCTCGAGCGGGCGCCACGATTCGTCCTCGATCCGGATGATGGGTGAACGGCCGGCGTTCTCGAAGCCGTTGCCGTGGATGGCAGCCAGTTCGACGAGCCGGACCGGCACGGGTTCGGCCTCGAGGTAGATCGTGCCCTCGAGCTCGGCCCAGGTGGTCCCGTCCGGGTAGAGAAGCTTGCCGACGTCAGGGCGGTCGACGATGCCGCTGGCGAACGAGAAGGCCCACTCCACCGGCACCTCGCCTGCCAGGCGGGCCATCACCTCTTCGGCGACGCCGTGCTCCCGGGTGCCATGCAACCGCAGCGCAGGCCGGGTCCGGCCGGGCGTGCGGACCAGCGCCATCGACCATTCTGCGGTGCCCTCGCCCCGTCGTGTGCTCGGGTCGACGAGCGCTCGGGCGAGCACGACGGCTCGTCCGAGGTGGTCGTCGGCCACGACCACGACGAGACCTCCGTTCACCTGCCCGGTGACGAACATGCCCATCCTCGACAGCCCGGATTGGGAGTGGGCGGCGAAGCCACGCTGTCCGCGCTCGAGCGCCAGCCAGCTCGTCGAGCACCATCGAGCGCCCTGAGTGAGGTCGGGATCCGGTCGGTAGGGCACACGATGTCCGTTAAACCGGACGTCACGTTGGCCGGGAGCGACGTAGCCGAGGACGGTGTTGCAGCCGAACACCCAGTCGACGTCGGGGACGGGCTGGGACTCGTGGGTGCGCATCGGGTGTCCTCCTCCGGGACACCGACGAGGCGTCCCACCTTTGCCGTGTGGAGCTGGCCGGCTCTTCCCTCGGGGCACCGTTGGTGGACGGTTGCCGGGACGACGGGCCGAGTACCCGAGTCGTCGTCCGCTCGTGAGCCACAGACCACGCTACGCAGGGGGTGCGACAACGCCGTCTGTCCCTGGCCTCGTCACAACCGACCGGCCATGATGGGTTCTGCTCCATGAATGAATCGGAGGGTGTCGTGCCCGAATCCCGACCCGACGGCGATCGGCCGCCCCAGATGACGCAGCGCTACACCCGAGCGTTCGACCAGGCGCGGGTGCTCCACGCCGACGACGTCCGCAAAGGCACCCAGCTCCCCTACCTCAGCCACGTGATGGCGGTGGCGGCGCTCGTGCTCGAGTACGGCGGAGATGAGGAGCAGGCGATCGCCGGGCTCCTCCACGACGCGGCCGAGGACAAGGGCGGCTGGATGAGGCTGGATGCCATCGAGGCGGAGTTCGGATGCGGCGTCGCCCGGATCGTCGAGGCGGTCAGCGACTCGTTCACTGACGACAAGGCCACGAAACGCGACTGGGTGACAAGGAAGACGGAGTACATCGAGCACGCGAAGTCGCTCGATGCCCGGGCCGCGCTGGTGTCCGCCGCCGACAAACTCCACAACCTCAACGCCATCCGCTCCGACCATCGCACCCTGGGCCCGGAGCTGTGGAAGCGCTTCAATCAGGCCGCCAAGAGGGACGGCACGCTCTGGTACTACCGGAGCCTGGTCGATGCCCTTGGCCCCACCCTCGAGGCCGAAGGCGGACGTTCCGAGGCGATGGCGAGGGATCTCCGAGCTGCCGTGGTCGGGCTTCTGGCTGAGGTCGTCGCCCAGCCAGAGGAGTCAGTCACCCGAGAGAAGCTGGAAAAGGCGATCGAGAAGCCGCCGTTCACCAACTGATCTCCTGCGGCGGACGGGTCTGCTGCAGGTTCGGTTGACGGTAGTTGAGACTATTCAGGCCGCGTGAGCGACCTCGGTGGGTGTGAAGGCGAGCTCGAACTCGACCGGGGTGAGACGACCGAGGGCTCGTTGGCGGCGCCGGTGGTTGTAGGTGTGCTCGATCCAGGTCACGACGGCGTAGCGCAGCTCGGAGGGGGTGTCCCAGCGCTGGCGGTCCAGGACGTTCTCTTGGAGCAGCGAGAAGAACGATTCAATCGCAGCGTTGTCACCGGCCGAGGCGACGCGGCCCATCGATCCGGTGAGCCCGGCAGCGCCGAGCGCGGTCCGGAAGACTCGGGACCGAAGCGGTGGGGTGCTCGGTGATGTCAGTCAGCCAGATCTGGTAGGGCCGCTCGGCGGTGAACTCGCGCTGGACGAGGTCATCGTGAACGGCCGGGCCGGGTCGGCCCTTGCCCCGCCGGCCTTTGCGGGTGGTGGTCGACCACAGCCGCTGGTCACGACACAGCCGCCACACCCGCCGTTCTCCGAGGTCGTGGCCTGCGGTCTCGAGCTCATCGGCAGAAAACCGGGTCAACTCCACACGGGGTCGTGGCTTGTGGTGTTTGTAGATTCCCCGTGTGGCCAAGAACGTCAGCTACTGGTTAGCCAACTGATCGACCCGTGAGCGGCTGATCGCCAAGGCGTAGGCGATCTCGCCCAGGCTCAAGTTGTTGGCTCGCAGCTCACGCACGGCGGCTCGTCGGTGGACGGCCACCGTGTCCTTCATCTCCTCGAGCTGATCGAGCAGCCAGCCAGCGGCCAGAGCCCGAGCCTCAGGGTCGTCGGCGAGTGAGTTGAGCCAGCCCTCGAGTGGTCCGAGGGCGTTGGCCACCAGCTCATTGTTCGTCACCTCACGAGGTGGGGACTTGCCGTTGTTGTTCCTGCTCATGACGCGTGCTCCTTGTTGAGCGTGTCGCAGCGGGTGATGGAGGCGGCCAGCTTGCCGACGACCTCCACCAACGAGGTGCTGTAGAAGGGTGGCCGAGGGAGCGTAAAGACGGCCCAGCCCTGGTCGGTCAGCGTGGGGACGTAGACCAGCGTGTCCTCGTCCTGTGAGCGGGCCCACTCCAGCAGGGAAGCGGGCATGTCGTCCATGGGGACGGGCTTTGCTCGTGCCATTAGCGCACCTTTCTGATCTGGTCGGTGGCGACGTAGCGGAAGCCCCGCATGCCGCCTGGATCCTTCGTGCCGCCGTACACGGCCACCCAGGGGTCGCCCGTGTCCTTGCGTTCCACGTGGGCCATGAAGTGGTAGTGGCCACCTCGTTCGCCCTTGATCTTCACGTCGTCGCCCCTCGTGTAGATGACTAGGTGAGGCCGACGTCGCTCGTGGCGTGCTGGAGGAGGACTCGGCGCAATTCGAGGCGGACGAGCTCGTCGATCCCGACCTGGTCGAGCTGGGTTCGGCTATGGGAGCGCGAACTCGACTCCGGATGGTTCGGGCACGCCGAGGAGCTTGGCCAGCTTCTCCCGCGCTGAGCTCGACGGCGTGCCCACGGCCGTCTCCCAGATCGACACCGTCGCCTGGTCGACCCCCAGCCCATCGGCGACTGCCTGCTGAGTGAGGCCTCGCTCGAGACGAGCGGACCGGATGGCCGCGGCGTACTCGGGCGATGGTGAGGGCCGCTTCGCTCGGCCGGTGAACTCCTTCTCGTTGGACCGGATCGTCCACTGATCAGGGGCTGTGCGCATCAGGAGCGGCGAGAACTGCGTGAGCTGGGAAGCGGCTGCTTTAGACATCCCGGCGCTGAGGAAGGCCTCGCAGAGATCACGGTAGGTACACCAGCCGCCTCGCAGCCGAATGGTCTCAATGGCGGTTCGCTCAGATTTCGAGAGCAGCTCCATGGGCTCAGCGGTCGCTGAGGTCACGAGGCCATCGGCCAGTTCAAACCGTGGGTGGTCGTCGAAGAATCGCTCGAGGACCGGAGTCGGCGGAAGCGGATCGAGTCGACGTTGGCCCACGACCCTGGTGAGGCCTCGCTCTATGGATTCGACCTTCATGGGTCCGCATGCGCCAAGGAGCTTGCGGGTGAAGTTGACGAGAGTCGACTTCGTATCACTTGCAGTGGGGTCCCAAAACCAGTCCGCGTCGAGCCAGCGTACGGACCCGAGCGAGTCGAGCACCGATCGCAAGTCGTCGACGTCCACAGCGCTGTCCCCGAGGTCAGTCAGCGATGCGAGCGCGAGCGGAGCCGGGGTGCGGCTTCGCCGGCGGACCAGCTCCAAGAGCTCGGCGTGGGCCCTTGCTTCGTCGACGGACGCGCCGACGACCCCATCAACGACCACTGGCAAGTCGACGAACTCGCAGATCTCACACGCGATCAGAAGGCCTTCGATCGACACGTTCGTGAATCCGGCGTGAGCGAGAGTCTGCAGCATGATCGGTTCGGTGCTCGGGCACCGTTCCCAAATCACTTCCAGAGCCTGCTCCAGGAGGGGTACGGGACCGGGACATGCCTTCAGAGCGTC
Proteins encoded:
- a CDS encoding HD domain-containing protein is translated as MTQRYTRAFDQARVLHADDVRKGTQLPYLSHVMAVAALVLEYGGDEEQAIAGLLHDAAEDKGGWMRLDAIEAEFGCGVARIVEAVSDSFTDDKATKRDWVTRKTEYIEHAKSLDARAALVSAADKLHNLNAIRSDHRTLGPELWKRFNQAAKRDGTLWYYRSLVDALGPTLEAEGGRSEAMARDLRAAVVGLLAEVVAQPEESVTREKLEKAIEKPPFTN
- a CDS encoding helix-turn-helix transcriptional regulator; amino-acid sequence: MPFSVDPAGGDPTVQARRIGIAIRSLRRAVGYTRDDLAVAAGVSVTSIRGWEEGRQLPKTTSIAQLMVACAARVAPQGVIDDAADEETGRRPSSRTSETTEPAEGAPGELSEPEALDEALAAWIVAARPRTAEEGWLEPVLGRLGWNTATRLTLEEAGRLVEKTRESARLKENAVRDALKACPGPVPLLEQALEVIWERCPSTEPIMLQTLAHAGFTNVSIEGLLIACEICEFVDLPVVVDGVVGASVDEARAHAELLELVRRRSRTPAPLALASLTDLGDSAVDVDDLRSVLDSLGSVRWLDADWFWDPTASDTKSTLVNFTRKLLGACGPMKVESIERGLTRVVGQRRLDPLPPTPVLERFFDDHPRFELADGLVTSATAEPMELLSKSERTAIETIRLRGGWCTYRDLCEAFLSAGMSKAAASQLTQFSPLLMRTAPDQWTIRSNEKEFTGRAKRPSPSPEYAAAIRSARLERGLTQQAVADGLGVDQATVSIWETAVGTPSSSAREKLAKLLGVPEPSGVEFALP
- a CDS encoding AAA family ATPase, with the protein product MRNETTTLILVGGYAGSGKTELAKVLASRTRWALIDKDTLTRPLVEEHAALLCGDPDDRQTDIYLEKIRPLEYRILLDTVNEVLDLGASLVVTAPFLRELRDPDFYDWMDDRRELDGISVHLVWVHADLDTMRRRLTHRGAGRDRWKLANWDAYRAAIDLSFRPEGPHDVFDNSLDGEGTIVDHAASLLQAWGLVR
- a CDS encoding TY-Chap domain-containing protein, whose amino-acid sequence is MHTDPHGFLGEADADQRAPVSESFLVSISGGGGVDAFRCALVRKFADLVGRGSHCVILERTFLERHYTQALLTPVGAHVEAVGHRYLEPVGLELSGDQIDELTRRGWQPPLDPDEHDGAPENWWIEEPGPHHLDATADQLLSTLIGVYGLTADEPVSVTVFPADCQEWEWVDDPTEPFGGYIDSLE
- a CDS encoding DUF7246 family protein, whose protein sequence is MKIKGERGGHYHFMAHVERKDTGDPWVAVYGGTKDPGGMRGFRYVATDQIRKVR